The genomic stretch AAAACCTTAAGTgcaattaaattgaattttctgtTACAGAAATACAATTTACAGAATTAATGATTGGCGACTAATATCGTTGAGGAAGAGtattggaatacaacgatattaatcgcatacagatgaggtgattgatcgaacggattcttcccttcgttgccCAGCGATGTCCCCACTAGCGTACGTTCGTTAGATGTACCGCGGCGGCTGGCGCGTGcatgctcttccgagaattccGCGGAAGAAGCGTAAGGATATGGACGAaacattgggcacgtcggtgtCGCACCTAGGTGGCGTAGCGCTTTGTATCGAGAAGCTGCTAGAAGGTTCCGTGAAGCCACACAGACATCTACTCAGGTCACACTCTTTACTACATAGAGAGTGCGGTTCAAAACCTTTTTAAGGGGCATGGGTCACTAAGTCAGTCAGTCTgagaataactagccaactgtctacattccacAACACTCACTTATATTCcctgtaataattgtttaataaatatcacataatattatttcaacacaagcATTGTGTCTcccacagattattaatcttaattccgagattaaattctaacaattTTGCTTCCTATTATTGGATTACTGGGTTCTTAAAGAGGATTATTAACTTTCGAAactcaaatattttcctttccaTTGTATGCAAGCAATGAAAAGTATAAAGTACGGCtacttgtcaaattctgtaataatcatatttgtacTAGTAAATATCTTCTCTGTTACATAACAACAATGgctaatccaaatgaagattcgttacacGCACCTAACCCTAATCATAATGTGAACCCGAAATATATATGCcagaaataatatatatgtcggagatgaaaggaaagccgaagcctttccttggaaattttgggaacatcctctagtacttTAGTCTAGATTAtattatagctgtaattgtttaaaatttgtgatagcgagattgggttcgaggtgacaattggtcgccgaacgtagccacggtcacgagataaacgttttgcctaacggaggtctggagtggttgtatggaTTTTCCGAGAAGTGTGATTGTGGCGACAGGCGGCTTCTTGAGCGGGTCTAGCCACGTGTGAGGTTACCTCGGAGGTGTCGAGataatgggacatacattgtatcaataacaaaactccaggcaggaactgcctagcaacggcgttcgGAACTTCTCGATGCTTCTAACGAGTGCGTATCGAATTGCAGACGAGGCTGGCACTCTTGTGactgccttggagagtgacacATCGAACATTTCTCGTCAATCGTATTTTGCGCCtaagattattttttacgcttagtaaagagttatctcgttggccgtggattcgtttgaacccaacAAAAGCATTGTTAATAGTGTacataaattcattattcgtaaatcatATTATTCATTAACTTCATTGttcatcaaatttttattattagctATTAGATTTTCATAAcattcatttttcttcctttaggAGAGACATTTATTCTTCCGTGTTACGTCGGGCGacactctacctagaccagaccacacaccgcgggccagacgggAACCAGATGTCCGTTCGTCCTTACTGCGTCAGTTCTGCCCGAGCACCCGAGCTAAACGGGCGTGTGAAACAGTGCTCCGGAgaaagtgcggcaagtggggaAGAGAAAACTGCGAACGGTTATGCCTATAGCCAAACGGTGAAAACCCGTGTACTATATCAAGAAGACTAGCAAACCAACTATGGAAAATATTCCACCGATaagaattataaacaaacaaGAACAATATTACATACACAAAACAACAGATACATTAAAAACAAGTCAATAAACCAAGGACAGGGCTGCTCAGCCACAATAGAAGTCGACATGGAAAACAACAAAGAAACAACTCAACAGGACGAAAGCTGGAAGGTAGCCagctataacaaaaaaaaaaaaaaaagaaaaataacagcCAACCCAGATATGGAAAAGCAGCGATGGCTGCAAGAATTACCGCTAagaaactccttcagctcGCTAACAGAAGAATCAGACGACGACCCAACAAGCAACACCACAACACAATCAACACACATCACAAAAccaccaccaatatttgttgaGGCGCAAATAATAGACCCGCTTATCGATCCACTTAACAATATTGTTGGAAAGAATAGTTacacaataaaacaaacaaaactagaacaaataaaaatccaaacaAACACACCAGAAAATTACAGAATAgttataaaagaattaaggGGAAAAATACCATATACCACACGTACCAGCTCAAAACGGAAAGGAGCAACAAAGTAGTTATAAGAGGACTGCACCCAAAAATCAACACAAAAAAACTAAGTGACAAATTAGCAAAGATGGGCCACCAAACAAGAActataaacaatattacaagGTACGATACGAAGCAACCACTACCGCTATTCTTAATATAATTAGAACCTAAAAATAACAACAAGgaaattttcgatattaaaaaaatcttaAACACATTAATCACAGTCGAGCAACCCAGGCACAAAAAAGACATATCACAATGCATGAGGTGTCAACAATATGGGCACACTaaaaattactgcaacaggAACCCGGCGTGTGTCAAATGCGCAGAAAAGCACCTAACAGCGAACTGCCCACACACGggaaaaataaacgacgtaAAATGCTACAATTGCGGTGGAAATCACCCAGCGAGTTACAAAGTCTGTCTAGTAAGAAAGCAACTTCAAGGCAAACTTTCTCCGCCGCTTTGTAACAGGACACACAACAATCTCCACACGCAACAGGAGAACACAGAACCTACGTCAAAACCAAAAACACAGCACGCAAGGAACAATAACCACACTAACACCAACACCGCTAGAAACcgaagctacgcgcaagtagTCAACCGATCGTCACCCTTAGACAATCAAGAACAGAATAACCACAGCAACGACGCTACAGAAATCACAGAGTTAATAAAACATTCCATAAAAAAACACCGAAATACTcacaaaaatgataagcgacCAAAACGAACTCCTCAGACAGCAAACACAGCAGATAACAGTCATGTTACAATTACTTACTAACATGatgagcaaaaaataaaaatagacacgCTTAAAATAGCAGTCTAGAACTCTCACGGCCTACAACAAAGGACCCTAGAAACAAAAACATTCCTATACAACAATAATATCGACACACTATTCGTATTAGAAACACACTTCACTACaaaaagttacataaaaataccgtattacaccatatataataccaagcatccctcaggAAAAGCACACGGAGGGATCGTAGTAGCAAtaaaaaacgacattaaacatcaCTTACACAGCCAAGTTAGTAACGAACATAtacaagcaaccaccgttactgtacaaactagcagcaaccatttacagttgtcagcagtatatgtACCGCCGCGACACAAAATTGCATCACAAATGTGAGAAGAGTATTTTCAACACTTAGGTAACAAGTATATCGCAGTTGGAGACTACAACATAAAGCACAcactatggggatcaagaatcacTACACCACGAGGTAGAACCTTGGAAAACTACATTAGAAACaataacctcaatatattatccacggGAGAACCGgcatactggccgacagacctgagcaaaatacctgaTCTACTTgattttgcagttacaaaggtactaaacgcaaataaattaaacatagCACCCAGCCTCGAGCTTACCTCCAACCATACGcccataataattatatacagaAATAAACCAATACTTTACAGCAGCACAGAGACGCTATGCAATGAAACaaccaaatggcaaatattcaaagaaataatagagcaaaatcagctgcaacatcccactgaaaacacctgaacacatcgatcaagcagtaacaacactcacagaaactatccaagaagcagcaagggcaaccactatacctgaaacaaccaacagacaaacaaaaacagttccactagacatccttgaaaaaattagagaaaaaagaaaagcgaaagcaaaatggaaaaaacacagaacaaaagaaaacaaaaacacctaaacaaactcacaaaagaaataaaaaacaaaataaaagagcacaacaacaacgagttCACAAAGTTCATCGAGTCACTATCTGCTCACGAGAACTGCAACTgctccctatggaaagccacaagaaaaataaagaaggcAACAAAAATGGTACCAGCAATCAGAAGATCAGACgacacatgggcaagaagcaacgaagagcaggctgaagaattttccaaccacctatGCAACACATTCACCCCACACAacatcaacaacagcaaccacAATAGTCATACGGAGGAGGATGCGCTAACTACTAGTACACCAACTGACAATCACTACACCATACCCAAagcaacagcacaagaaatcagaaacataattgagaaaacaaaaaacaataaagcaccaggaatcgacctaattaaCGGCAAAATCCTGAAAAACCTTCCGTCAAAAGCGATAAGACAAATCACAATAATTGTAaacgcaatactaagaatacaATACTTTCCAAAAGCTCGGAAACTGGCACAAATCATAATGATACCCAAACCAGGCAAGGACCCACACGAAACCAAATCTTACCGACCAATCTCACTTCCGGTGTTCTCTAAGATACTAGAGAAAATAATCTACGACCGGATAAAACCCATAATAGACAAGAACCATCTAATAccggatcaccaattcggattcagaaacaaacactccacaataGAACAAACGCACAGATTCGTCTATGAAATCTTACAGGCGctggaaacaaaacaatactgtacggcactctttatggatatcgaaaaagcattcgataaaataaaccacACTAGCCTACTTCAATCAATCAGGAAACAGTTCCCGGGGCAGATATACCAACTAATCAAATTATACCTAAGCAGCAGAAGcttcatagtaaaaatcaaaaacaCACACTCGGAAGTTAAAGAAATCAAGGCAGGAGTTCCGCAAGGTAGCGTCTTAGGACCAATTTTATACACAttatacacggccaacataccaacaactaacaatagcaaaatactgacattcgcggatgacacagctgtactagtcaggcacactaggcctgcaacagcagttacattactacaagaacatatcacagaAATAAAGAAGTGGCTACaagttaaacaaattaaagcaaaTCCTAAAGTAAATGCAACCatattacattcacactgcgaaaacagatgCCACCAAACATCTTTCTTAACGGCAAgcacataatacaaacaaggcaagtcacATACCCAGGACTCCACATAGATACAcaactcacatggaaacagcatactaaatcaataatagacaaaatacagataacaaggagacaaatgcattgactaacaagtcgaaaattaAAACTcagtatagaaaataaattaaaaatatacaaaatgatcataaaaccaatctggacgtacggaataccactatggggaagcaatgagccatataaccaAAATAGAGATAATgcaagctaaaattcttagaacaatagtaaacgccccatggtacgttagaaacgagggcattcggaaagacctgggaataccaacggtcaaagaGGAGATTAGCAGATgtgcaagaaggtacagagaaagaatagcaactgacccgaaccggctggcagcggaaacgatcaacacaccaagcatagaaagaagactaaaaaggaaacacccaacaaATATCACAAAGGATATAATCTAACAAATACGAAGATACCctgctgggggtagccacccacatgataatcaaacagccaacaaaattctaccaaatgtccaaatggggcaaattgtgaatgtaaacaactaaattaaaaaaaaatttctagtTGATGGTACAACAAGAACGTAGCTTCAATCTTCTAATTAACGTTGCTTGTGCAAAACGTTTCGAATCAAAGTGCTGTATACAATGGTACCAGTTCACCCTATTTCGAGTCCCGAATATACAAAGACATAATTTTAACTTCATGTTGCGTCTTTTAATTAACGCGAGTCACAACGTTTCGAATGCGGGAGTGTTGGTTCGTACAGCAACAAAAGTTGTACGAATGTCGTAGTTTACACGGGGAAagaatttacattattttctggaaaatgtaatttattcaAGAATACCTACACTTTTAAAAACAGTACATATCGTACTACTAAATTCTACAAATTTCTCGAGCAATCTATTAAGTTTACCAGCTTtctaatttttagaaaatacaaaCGTTAGCTCTTATAACTGCTCAACTGTTCGTTTCGTTGTACGACACAACCGGTGAAAGCTCTTAAAAATAGTTCATTTTCCCGCTGTGGAACAACCAATTTATTCGATTACGCGCTGCAACTATTCTGTGATATAAACGTCAattcttatttctttatagAAATTCTAATACGACAATTTTAATTCGCGCTTTCATAGCGATACATATCGTTCTTGGTCTCATGTTCCTCTCGATTATCGTATTGTACGACCGACACTGTgatagaaattgaaatatttatttactgaatatttaacgtaatagTTTAATTGCACATTACAAAGCAATATCGTTCCCGTACAATTATCATTCGACGTTATTAATCGATAGCTGGGTAAGTAAATATATCATCTCATaatgaaaattgtaattacgATCCATATTTCAATTAGTCATCTGTCAAATATGAAACTTATCATATAATCATTCCACGTGTGATAaacgaaatgaattttttttaatctcaATATCAGATTCATTATTAGGTTTGTTCATTTTTTAACGgatgttataattattatactgAGCGGACgtttaaacaaataattatagcaaataaacattgcaataaaagaaaaatgacgAATATCAGGCCaattaagaaaagaaattgcaaCATTTACTTACCCTCgcttcatttattttctaacgTCTTCAAACATTTACGCTGACCAAAAACAAGATACGCAAACGCGCACGTCGAACGAAAAACTCCctttaacaaaaaattttacaataatgAAATTAGGGTAGTAATCAACGTACTTGATAAAATACGCACGGACGGACGGACGGACGGACGGACGGACggacgcacgcacgcacgcacacagagaaacatatatgtatatgaaagCACATAAATATAACGCGTTCAAAGAAAAGCAGACAAATTTATTACTCGATCTatcataattttcattaagcTGTTTCAAGCGACAATTAGTAAATGATACGATAACGCGATTAGATCTCTTTATCTCTTATGGGAACAAAAcgatgtatattaaataaaattagagaCAGTATGGAATATCTAGTTCACTCGTTTTCTGGCTTTTCGTCTAGCGAATGCTTGACATATTCTGCTTCAACAAACTGAGACCATCGCAAATAATGAACAGGAAGCGCCTACGGCTCAAACTTCACTCAATGCTCGATGTTTAAGCCGAGCGCAGTTCGTACTAGGTCAGAAGCGTTGATTTGTCTTGTAAAGTATATTTCAACAAATATCGATACATTTCATGCGTGTCATGGAAAATGCGAATACATGACTTAAAGGACACTTTGAAATCATTTGCTTCGTATGTGTATGTGTACTTGGCGTGTTTATTGTATGTCTCAATCTAGGCCGATTCTTCAGTATAGTACCgtgaaaattgattttcaaacGACCTATAAATCgaagaattaaatattctctatgcttttattttatgattatCTTAATTTACCCAAAGAATTATGAACACATGCGAAAAGTCTGATTCGATGTATCGCGGTCGCGCGCCTTGTCAGCGGGCGAATCGTGCGAATGAACGTGTAGCTTATGTGCGTGGAGATGTGATTGGTAGCTGAAGCCTTCGTTACAAGTATCGCATTTGTAAGGGTACAATTTCGATGGTTCGTCCGGATAATGCTCCAACTTGTTGTGATGATAAAACTTGTACATTCCTTGAAACGACTTACCACATATTGCGCATAAAAAATCATTACCCTTGTAATAATACGTGTTATGCTCGACTAAACGTTCGTAGGATTCGAATAACAAATGGCATATATTACAGATTGGTTTATCTTCCACAACACAATCGGAATTCAGCACCAGCCTAGAATCTTGCCCAATATGCAAGTGTCGTTCGTGAATTTGAAGACTCTGTTTCTTAACAAATCCTTGATTGCAGAACTTACAAAAGAATTTGTAGTTCACCGAACACGAAGGCGCATGAGTAGCAAGCATGTGAAACTGTAAGAATCTTTTAGTGGAAAACATCGTGTTACAAACGTTACACTTTTCTGTGGCTGTTTGACGATAGGTGCGCTCGTGTATgcacaaatttttaaatgtttggAATTGTGTTCCACAAGTAGTGCAAGGAAACTTTGTTCTGTTCATCTTGTCCGCTTGGTGACCCTTTACGCATTCAATCCCATTAAGTAACCTTCTGTGTTTTGCAGCTGTATCGAGTGACGAAGAGAAAGTATCATCCGTATTAAGCGCACTCGGagtcaaataatttttcaaagatCTTGTCGTCCCACCCGAAACATCCAACGTTTGTTCCAAATCAGGCGACTGTACTATGCCGAGTTCCATGTCACTTGGTTCTTTCAAGGGCCGAGACGAATGGTTTACACGAGGTACGCGTTGTTTATTTCTTAACACTTTCATTCGACGACATACATTCTCGTGTTGTTTCAAACATGAGTATAGCCAAAATCGTTTGCGACAACCTTTGCATTTGTGTTGTTTCTTGAATGCATTGCAATTTATTTCAACATCAACGGGTGGAGCGTCCTTTTTTGATCTTATGGTCTTCAAACAATGCAGAATCATGTGCCGCTTCAACAGTGCCGACGTGTCAAACTTCTCATAACACACGCAACATTCCCTTCGTTTAAACACATCATGCTGACGTAGATAGTGAGTTAGTAACTTATTCATGGACGTGTAACGCGCGTTGCATATGCTCGAAATGTAAATCGTATGGAACAATTTCATGTGCTCGCGCAGGTTTTCCTTCGAAGAAAAcgattttttacaaatatgaCATTGAATTATTTTCTGCTGACGGACTTTAAAGTTCTGAAATTCAACCGATTCTTGTTGAGGTACGATTAATCTATCAGCGAAAGATTTTACAAATTCATTGAATCGCTTTGACGCAATCGTGTCAGTTTTCAAAGGCAAGTCACATGTCGAGCTTGTTTCGCGAAAACCTTCAAATTCCTCTTTCACGCTTTTCGATACTGCTTGTTTGAAAGcgtcttcgtcttcgtcttcgtcttcgtcttcgttTGACACAAAACTAGTAGGCTCCAAGAATTTGTCGCATTTCTCCAAGCGGACCACACATTCTTTACACTCCAATAAATCGCGAGAATCATATAAAGAAGAACATCTTTTCACTGGCCTAAAGTTGTAAGACATATTGTGCGAGGTATTAGAGCTTTCAGATTCAGCTTTTATTTCGTTCCTTAATAAAGATATCATTGTCTTTAAATTCACATGAATTTGAACAAATGATCTTTTCCTAACAGGAGATTCGATTCGCTTAACAGAAGTAGACATCTGAATAACTTCTGCAGCCGTTGATGTCTTGTTACTAAATGTCTCGAGCGTTAAAGTTGGAATAATAGTCGCAGTAACAGGAATATTCTCCGTATCGATAACTTTTTCCGGGCTAACCCATTTGTCATTCGGTTTGTCTTTGTACGTCGATATGAAGTCTAAGGACGGATTGCTTCATTCTTTTCGAAGGTGTACCATGCGAATCGTTTAACCATTTCGGATGCGTAAGCTTGATCTTGCTGCTCGAATCCTTGGTGGATGTATTGTTTGAGCCATTAGATtcaaagatatatttattgagCTATTTACGTTCTTTGAGCAGGGACTGTGTGAAGTTTTTGATTCTGCCATGACTATATCATCTGAATGATTCGACTTTCCTAACGATTCAGGAGATGTTTTCGTAATTTTGCTTCCACCAGAAAATATTGCGTTCCCATGCGCATGGAATAAATGAGACTGGACATGTCTTTTATAGGAAAACTTTCGGTTACAAAAATTACACTTATATCCAGACAATTTTTTCGTACAACATCGCTTTTTATAATGACGTATTAACGAAATATGCATAGTGAAGATTGCAGTGCAATTATCACACTTAAATACATTACAgctatataatttattatgcaGTTTCAATAAATGTTTAGCTTGAAAAGttaacaaacaaacattgcAACTTATCCTGTTATTTGAAGGTACTTTACGTTTACTTTTTCGTTTATCAGGATCCgatttgttattttctaaatacgTACTTTCTTGAGGAAACGCGGATTCTtcattgttacaataaacatCGTCCGAAGATTCACCTTTAAACGTcgctgttttatttttattctctgtATTCGTATCAACTGGCGACAAATCATCGCAGATCTCTAGATCGATTGgctctttttttattgttattgcATATTCAGAAGGCTGAAAAAAATACAAACCAAATGTAACATCCTAAGAAAAATCTATGAAACAGTCCTAGTCTAGTAATTGAAGTCAATCGTGACATAAATTATGGGTAGGATAGAAAGCTACGTATAGAGCTACAGAACTAGATACTAGAAAGAACGGTTTATGACGTCATGTTTATCAGTTAGTCAGGTTCTACCATTAAAAACAATACATAAGTGCACAAATCCAGAATACTACGTACATAACAAGAGAGGTGTAAATTTTGTGTAAATTTACGGCTCCATTAGAATTACAAAGAAACTTTTCCTCAACTCCTAACGTTTACCATAGGACAGGGCCGATCGATATTTTCAAACTATTGTGTAGCGAAGTCGACTATATTCAACTCTCAATTATATTCAAATGTAAGAAAAATCAGATTCGCAAACAATACTTTTAGCATGGTTGTTTAACATTATTTCATGAATGTATTCTTCCAGGTAACAAATTAGTACGAAGCAACGAGCGGTCCTTCTACATGTTTAgcaaattgtatattataaatgagaaataaaatGTACGACAGAGTAACAAACACCATGCAAAACGCTAAAAATTccatattatttgaaaatataaaaaaacaaCTCAAAATGTTTGCAAAAATCACCATGAATtgtttaaaatagaaatatttgtatcgaATTCGGTGGAAAATATTGTGGAATCAGTTGCGATCAGCAACCGGTGTGAGAAATAGTTAATGGTAGTACCTGGTCAAACAGAAAGAAAACGTGACTGTCAACGGTGCTTACATATGCTGTAACACTGATGCGATGAACGCATCAACGTATTCTGTTCTTTTATGATATATATTGGCTTGCATCGATGCAGaaagtaatatattttcttaattggTAAGCAAAGCCAATGGGTATATATTAAGTATATATTGATATACTGATATCATTTCATGAGACTTTGGAGTCGATGCGTGGCGTCATTACAATACGTTTCAGCTTGTACAGGCTGCTCAACGAATTTTCTACGCTAGACTATACTAAAACTTCTGTCCCGATGCTGTTCGGGCAGTAAGGGACATATGCAAAATTCCTCCTTTTTCACTATGTTGCCAATTTgtgtaagaatatatatacacgcaGGCACGCGCACACGCACACGAATGCAAACGTGTATCTGTGCCTTGTTATAACTGTGTGTGGAAAAATTTTGTACATAAACTCACAGCAGCAATAGTTTTCATAACGCATGCACAAATTTAAACCTGGGCATGAGGGTACACGAGCGTTAAAACAGACATACGTTTTACAGTCATTTCGTACGTACATAGAAGTCACGGCATACGAGCGTTGCCTATTTTGCAGAGTTGACGTCGAAGCGCTAAATTTCTAGTTCTCAAAAATAGCGATTGTTCTTGACTGTGGCGTAAACCATGCTTAACGGAACGTTCGCGACATTGTGTTGTAAAACTccaataatatttctttttaatctgAATCGATATCGAAGTGCGTTAAAAACTGTAAATAATTTGATTCATACAAATGATTTTTGCAATAACAAATGATTTATAatcaacaaatttaaaaatctttgCACAAAATAGAAAAGTTTTCATTCCGATACAACTATTTGCTATAGAATAATCGCTGGACATACGTAAAAAATACGTACTCATTGAACTGAGAACGAATAACTAATGAGAGGTTCGTGTGACCTGCTCTATTTAAGGTTATAATTGTATAACCTTATTTAATTGTACAACAAAGCATGCCTCAGCTGAATCCAATGCCCGTACTCATATAAATACATCAGTGAAAAGGTAACGCACGTTGCCAATGATGAATGTTTCTGCTACATGTGTGAGTTTTAATCTATTATACggcaatatattttttacaacttACGTTGTTTCAACGATCGTATGCTTCGACGCTTGTATGCTTCAACGCTTGTATGCTTCGACGCATTAATAAGATAAAAATCTTATCTGTAACATGCATCTTTCTTATTAATTCACTTCGTATCGTAcgaataaatagataatagtgatttacaataatatcacataaaacatatttatatatgtgtagtatcgtggacgaaaggcctaagaaatatcgggcgaactatgaacaatgtcgcaagagccgaggcgccatcgggcccatcaatgtgtcatcggtcttttcaagtgcatagtttcgtggaaaagacctacgtgaccctggccacgagcgtctgcagaacacgtgtgcggtgggcctaggaaaaaggcAATAGAATGCGACAACGGCCAGagcgttagtcgaaaagcagagtgcgagtcgaggagccgagtgcgagttgagcggagacggaggttgcgagtggcgttgccgagagagtgtggatttttttttttttttttttttttatttatttgttgaaattacaatcaattcttgcgttgagaattttcagtaatttttctggcgtggcgcagtgacatggctgtttatttacagtaagttaatacttattatagatagatataatttataatctataagtattataagtaagtgcatatgcttgatttggataattaaatgaatctaacgtttaggtctagcgggtagtgcctcttcagcctgcgaatctggtccgtcgtatcgagtagtccagtgattagggggtttcggtgtttgttgattcttttgctgtatctgttgctatattttgctatttcctctttgacggtgggtatcttgaggtcgcggtgtattgtttcattggttacataccaaggtgcgtcaattagggatcttagcgttttcgattgaaagcgttggagtatttcgatgttggagttacttgctgttccccatagttggattccgtaggtccagacaggttttattacggtcttgtagagggtaattttattctgtaaatttagtttggagcgtcggctcgtgagccaatagagtttttttagtttgtcctttagttgcttccttttatctgagatgtgtgtcttccacgttagtctcctgtccagggtcatgcccaggtatcggactgtgtccctgctaggaactgttgcattgttgatggtgacctgggggcaggtttgttttcggagcgtgaaggttacatgtgaggatttcttttcgttgactttgaagccccatttgtgaaaccacttttccatggagtcgagacttcgctggagagtggatgaggctattaccgggtctgcgtgggaagctaatagcgctgtgtcgtctgcaaatgtcgctattgttatatcgtttgatataggta from Bombus huntii isolate Logan2020A chromosome 8, iyBomHunt1.1, whole genome shotgun sequence encodes the following:
- the LOC126868403 gene encoding zinc finger protein 808-like, whose translation is MISLLRNEIKAESESSNTSHNMSYNFRPVKRCSSLYDSRDLLECKECVVRLEKCDKFLEPTSFVSNEDEDEDEDEDAFKQAVSKSVKEEFEGFRETSSTCDLPLKTDTIASKRFNEFVKSFADRLIVPQQESVEFQNFKVRQQKIIQCHICKKSFSSKENLREHMKLFHTIYISSICNARYTSMNKLLTHYLRQHDVFKRRECCVCYEKFDTSALLKRHMILHCLKTIRSKKDAPPVDVEINCNAFKKQHKCKGCRKRFWLYSCLKQHENVCRRMKVLRNKQRVPRVNHSSRPLKEPSDMELGIVQSPDLEQTLDVSGGTTRSLKNYLTPSALNTDDTFSSSLDTAAKHRRLLNGIECVKGHQADKMNRTKFPCTTCGTQFQTFKNLCIHERTYRQTATEKCNVCNTMFSTKRFLQFHMLATHAPSCSVNYKFFCKFCNQGFVKKQSLQIHERHLHIGQDSRLVLNSDCVVEDKPICNICHLLFESYERLVEHNTYYYKGNDFLCAICGKSFQGMYKFYHHNKLEHYPDEPSKLYPYKCDTCNEGFSYQSHLHAHKLHVHSHDSPADKARDRDTSNQTFRMCS